One genomic region from Pecten maximus chromosome 5, xPecMax1.1, whole genome shotgun sequence encodes:
- the LOC117328495 gene encoding mucin-17-like, with protein MGWAEPDKDFHHFLITRALMYMFISVYPSPSYSLPKSQLQPTQVPVTAYPNHSYSLPKSQLQPTQVSVTAYPSPSYSLPKSQLQSTLVSVTVYPSLSYSLPKSQLQSTQIIVTAYPSLSYSLPKSQLQPTQVSVTAYPSLSYSLPKSQLQPTQVSVTVYPSLSYSLPKSQLQSTQVSVTVYPSLSYSLPKSQLQPTQVPVTVYPSLSYSLPRSQSQSTQVSVTVYPSLSYSLPKSQLQPTQVSVTVYPSLSYSLPKSQLQSTQVSVTAYPSLSYSLPKSQLQSTQVSVTVYPSLSYSLPKSQLQSTQVSVTVYPSLSYSLPKSQLQPTQVSVTAYPSLSYSLPKSQLQPTQVSVTVYPSLSYSLPKSQLQSTQVSVTAYPSLSYSLPKSQLQPTQVSVTVYPSLSYSLPKSQLQSTQVSVTVYPSLSYSLPKSQLQSTQVSVTVYPSLSYSLPKSQLQPTQVSVTVYPSPSYSLPKSQLQSTQVSVTVYLPKSQLQSTQVSVTAYPSLSYSLPKSQLQSTQVSVTAYPSLSYSLPKSQLQPTQVPVTVYPSLSYSLPKSQLQSTQVSVTAYQSPSYSLPKS; from the exons ATGGGGTGGGCAGAACCTGACAAAGACTTCCATCACTTCCTCATCACCAGAGCCctgatgtacatgtttataagtG TCTACCCAAGTCCCAGTTACAGCCTACCCAAGTCTCAGTTACAGCCTACCCAAGTCCCAGTTACAGCCTACCCAAATCATAGTTACAGCCTACCCAAGTCTCAGTTACAGCCTACCCAAGTCTCAGTTACAGCCTACCCAAGTCCCAGTTACAGTCTACCCAAGTCTCAGTTACAGTCTACCCTAGTCTCAGTTACAGTCTACCCTAGTCTCAGTTACAGTCTACCCAAGTCTCAGTTACAATCTACCCAAATCATAGTTACAGCCTACCCAAGTCTCAGTTACAGTCTACCCAAGTCCCAGTTACAGCCTACCCAAGTCTCAGTTACAGCCTACCCAAGTCTCAGTTACAGCCTACCCAAGTCTCAGTTACAGCCTACCCAAGTCTCAGTTACAGTCTACCCAAGTCTCAGTTACAGTCTACCCAAGTCCCAGTTACAGTCTACCCAGGTCTCAGTTACAGTCTACCCTAGTCTCAGTTACAGTCTACCAAAGTCCCAGTTACAGCCTACCCAAGTCCCAGTTACAGTCTACCCAAGTCTCAGTTACAGTCTACCCAGGTCTCAGTCACAGTCTACCCAAGTCTCAGTTACAGTCTACCCAAGTCTCAGTTACAGTCTACCCAAGTCTCAGTTACAGCCTACCCAAGTCTCAGTTACAGTCTACCCAAGTCTCAGTTACAGTCTACCCAAGTCTCAGTTACAGTCTACCCAAGTCTCAGTTACAGCCTACCCAAGTCTCAGTTACAGTCTACCCAAGTCTCAGTTACAGTCTACCCAAGTCTCAGTTACAGTCTACCCAAGTCTCAGTTACAGCCTACCCAAGTCTCAGTTACAGTCTACCCAAGTCTCAGTTACAGTCTACCCAAGTCTCAGTTACAGTCTACCCAAGTCTCAGTTACAGCCTACCCAAGTCTCAGTTACAGCCTACCCAAGTCTCAGTTACAGTCTACCCAAGTCTCAGTTACAGCCTACCCAAGTCTCAGTTACAGTCTACCCAAGTCTCAGTTACAGTCTACCCAAGTCTCAGTTACAGTCTACCCAAGTCTCAGTTACAGCCTACCCAAGTCTCAGTTACAGTCTACCCAAGTCTCAGTTACAGCCTACCCAAGTCTCAGTTACAGTCTACCCAAGTCTCAGTTACAGCCTACCCAAGTCTCAGTTACAGTCTACCCAAGTCTCAGTTACAGTCTACCCAAGTCTCAGTTACAGTCTACCAAAGTCTCAGTTACAGTCTACCCAAGTCTCAGTTACAGTCTACCCAAGTCTCAGTTACAGCCTACCCAAGTCTCAGTTACAGCCTACCCAAGTCTCAGTTACAGTCTACCCAAGTCCCAGTTACAGTCTACCCAAGTCTCAGTTACAGTCTACCCAAGTCTCAGTTACAGTCTATCTACCCAAGTCTCAGTTACAGTCTACCCAAGTCTCAGTTACAGCCTACCCAAGTCTCAGTTACAGTCTACCCAAGTCTCAGTTACAGTCTACCCAAGTCTCAGTTACAGCCTACCCAAGTCTCAGTTACAGCCTACCCAAGTCTCAGTTACAGCCTACCCAAGTCCCAGTTACAGTCTACCCAAGTCTCAGTTACAGTCTACCCAAGTCTCAGTTACAGTCTACCCAAGTCTCAGTTACAGCCTACCAAAGTCCTAGTTACAGCCTACCCAAGTCCTAG